A region of the bacterium genome:
GGAACCAGCCCGGGAGGGGTCAGTTGTTCTACGCACGAGCCGAGAAATCGGTGTTAGCTTCGCTGGCATGAGCGGCTTGGCGCAGATTGTGGAACGGGTGGCCCGCGACACCATTGCTTCAATCTTGGTTCCGCTACGTATCGAGTGCATTCACCCCTACGGCGAGTGGCGGATGATGCTGGGAAATGGACGGGTTGCCGACATCGAGGCGACTGTGCGTACCGATCAGTATGGAAACAGCTTCTGGTCTCAGATAGGTGACAGGCCGGGCCCTGAGTGGCTCGACGATCGTCTCACCTACAAGTGGACCGTGCTCGTGAGCGATCCGGAACCGGAAGCCAACAGACGAAGACCGGTCCGGCAGCTAGTTGATGCGCTGATCCCTGTACTCGCTGACGTGGAAGCCACTGGTGCCACGCCCGAAGAAATGGTCGACATCGCCAACCGTCGCTTGGTTGACGTGTGGAGAGTTGTCTACGAACGGGCGGATTGGGTTTGGATCGAAGCGCGGGCTGGTATGCGCTTCGAGGAGTGGCTGCCTCTTTGGGCGGAGCAATCTGGCTTCTGGAACCCGAAGCTTCTGATCGACCATTTCGACGATCCCTTCGTAGCGCGGCGGGTGAGTGTGGTCAAGCCGCCTGAGCCAGCCCCCCATGGCATGGTCTACACACACGGGAACGTGGGCGGCGGTGTCGCCTGGGGCGACCATGAGGCGCTGCGCACCGCGATTCAAGAGCGCATCGACATCAAGACGGGCAAGGACCAGTTGGCTGACGCACCAGACCTCAAATGGTTGGCCGTGGGATTGGACGGCGGACACTCGGCCTGGCAGTTGAACGACCACTTCGGTCCCAAGACCAGCCCGCCTTACTCTTTTGAGTCCGTCAACGGCCTTACGTTGGGCTGCTTCGACGAGGTTTGGGTTATGGCGCGCTGTGCCAAAGAGATGTACACGGTCGTGCGGTTGGCTGAGCGGTCTCGCCACATTGTTCGTCTCACTACCGGGGAAACGTCGCCATGATTCGCATTCGCCAAGCGTTCGCTTGAGGAGACCGACCGGACCTTAGGCTCCTATAGAACCCTCCCAGACACCAACGGCGCTGCCACCTTGACCTTCCCGAGTTTCCCGACCGGTACAATCACCACAGGCCCCCACAGCGCCCGAGGGCGGCCAACCAGCCATCAACCGAGTCGTCAACGACCTCTGGGCACAGGACTAGCGGGTAGCGCCTTCGGCGGTGGCCCGTTCGGCTAGGACACACAAGGTGCTGACTGAAGGCGAGGAACCCGACACTCGAGTGTTTCGGTACGACACACCCGAACCCGACACGGGAGCAGATGCCGGAGCCCGCCTTAGGCTCGGTGCGAGGTGACGCGCCGCGGCAGGCGATACCTCGCGCGGGCGGGGCCGACACGTCCCCGGTCCCACACACCACAGGTGTGCTCAAAGGGTTGCGGCGACTTGGCAGAGCCCGCAATGGCGCAACCGGGGGTGTTGGAGGAGCGGCTACCGCTAAGCGGCTGGGCGATGCTTCGGCACATGCTTGGGCGGCACTACTGGCCGCGGGTGGTGTTCGCGACAAGTTACGTTGCGGCGGTGGTGGCCATCGGCAGCGCCGACCGGTACGGCACCTGGTACGTCCCGGTGGTCGCAGTCCCCGTAACTCTCGCCGCGCTGCCCACCTTGCTTGTTGAGTGGACACGGATACGAGAGCATGCCGACGCTCAGCTTCGTACCCACCGCCACCTTGTTGTGTCTGTGACCTCGGCTGTGGCGGCCACCGTGATGGTGGCCCTCGCTGTGCTGATCGGGACCGTCGATGCAGCGGCCTGGCGTGCCCTTCGCCAAGAGGGCCTGGCCGGGCAACTCGTGGTGGCCCCGCTGCTCGTAGTGGCGGGCGGGATGGCACTAGTGATGTGGGTCTACATCGGCTGTTTAGTGCACGCTGTGGCGCCAACGTCGGGGAAGTGGGACTGGCTCCGAGAAACCACGGCCGTGGTAGTCCTGTCCGCCGCCATAGTCCTGCCGACGATGCTGGTCGTGGTCGTCTACCAGATGTGGATGCTCCTCGACGTGAAGATCGGCACTGGCGTCGGGCTGTGAGAACCATCCAGGCGGTCATCTGCAGATAATCCGCACAGCTCGCGCGGATCCGAGTTCCGGCGAACCCCGATCCCTGCTGGGCTAGCCGACGTGTGTCTGGCCCGCGGGCTGCGGGTTATCCCGTTTACCTGCACCCGCTCATCACAGCGGATGTGATAACCCTCGGTACGATGGGGCGATGAGCACCATGACCGCCGATCTGCTACCTGACCTGGTGAACACCCCGGACACGCGGCCGGTGAGGGGCGCGCTCGTGGGGGTGGTCAATACCTTGCGGGAGCAGGACCGGGTAATAGTCACTCTGGGGGATCTGGCCGAGCTGCTTCCCGGTCGGGCTCCGCAGAGCACCGCCAGGGCGTTGCGGGAGGCGGGGTGGTTGTTCTCTATGCGTACTCGTGGTGTGTGGGGGTTCGCGGGGGTCCGGTTGGGCGCTCCTAGGGCTCCGGGGTATTTGGAGCTCCACGCTCGGATGCGGGTGCGGCCCGACACGCCGGCGTGTATCGCGGGCAAGACGGTGGCCATGCTCCATAACTGGCTGTGGCGGCCTGTCGGGTCGGCTATCGGTATGCCTCCGGGGGTCAAGGTTCCCCGTTGTCTGTCCGACTACGGCGTTCACCGGTGGGCTCCGCAGATCGGCTTTGACGAGTTCTTGGGGCTGCCGATGTGGAAGCCTGAAACGTTGCTCTGCTACCTCGCAGCCCGACCGTCGCGTATCTGCTGGGAGGACGTGCAGGAGTGGTTGTGGGCGGTGTGTGAGAACCTCGAGTTTGATCTGCTGCTGGCCGAGTTGGAAGGATGGCCTCGGGCGGTGTGGATGAAGACCGGCTACCTCGCCGATGTGGGAGAGCGCCCCGATCTCGGCGAGGCTCTCGCCGCGGCGGCGCCGGCAGGCGGTCGGGGCCCGTTTGTGCTCGGATGGCGGGAACGGCGGTGGCCTACGCCGGTGTGGGAGAGCCCCGTGCGGCTACCCCAGTACGAACTCGTCGACTACCTGCTCCCTGCGTGGTGGTGCCCGAAGCTTGGTTTCGAGCCGTTCGAGCCGCCCAAGACATGGGAGTCCGACTGAACAACCTCCCCGCAGCGATCAAGCAGGCGTACCCAGCCGCCAAGAGCGGTTCGGTTGTCGAGGAAGCGGCGGTGCTGACGAGGCGTTCCACCACTACCGCCTCCTCTACGGACTCCACGAGAAGCGAGCGGCCTGCCTAGTTGACTCCATTCTTTTGGTCGTGTTGGCTTGATCGGTACCACCAGTCGGCGTGCCCGGCACCGATCGGAACGAAAACCCAGCCAGAAGGAAACGACTCCGGGACGTGCGAGTTGCTGTTGTTCGGGTGGGGTGGTCACGCTGTGGGGGATAGGTTGTCGATCCAGTCGTAGATGTCCTGTTCCCGCCAGCCCACCGCCCGGGTGTGTTCCCCACCAAGACGGATAGGTTGGGGGAACGACCCGTCCCGTTCCCGACGCCAGATCGTGGTTCTGCTCAGCCCGGTGATGTCTATGACTTCGGGCATTCTCATCATCCGCCTACCCCTAAGAGGCGGCACCGCTGACCGTCGACGAGTGCCACCCGGCCTGCTGTTGTCGGTTTGGTTCCTCATCCCGCAATCTCCTCTCTTGTCGCCGGTCCTAGTGCCGGCCCGCTATCTGTCTTGTGTCCGATGGGATCGTCAAGGGGCCTCTTGTTGCTATCGAACATACCCACAGGACCCGCCAACCCGGTCGCGGATCCACCCCCTCGGAGTCGCGCTCAAGCGCGACCGGTCGCGCATCCACCCCCCAGCGGTCGCGCATCCGGTCGCGCATCCCCCTTCCGCGGTCGCGCTTCCCCCCTTTGCGGTTGCGCTTGCGTCTGACCCGAGTCTCCCACCGCGGCGCGATACGTAGACGCTTCCCGACGACGGCCGAGAGGTTCGGGTAGCCAGTTGGCGAGCCTCTCGGGTGGTTTGACGGGGCGGTGGGATGTGTGTCCGCCCGCTACGTCACCCGGGGGACATACGTCCCAGTGAGGGAACGGTGTGCCCCTTGTGGGCGTGTGAGGGCTGGTCGCGGTCGCGCTCAACCGCGACCGGTCGCGCATGCGGTCGCGCATCCCTCTGAACTGGGCTTTCGCGGCGGCTCAACAAGCGAGAAGGCCTCTGGTGGTGCGGTGGGGGCCGCCGGCGAGTCCGGCCGGCTGCGGGGCCCGTTGTTGTGGCGGGACAGATGTCCGGATCGGGCTCCGCATTTCTAAATGAAAACTTGGCTCTCCTTTCAACCCTCATTGACAGCCTTCGGTTTCGCGACACGTGTCCCTCTCGGTCGCACCATCCGAAGACCTGTGTTCTTCCCCGGGTCTTGTTCTCCTCGTCTGGCTTAGCGACTGTTCTGTTGGCGCTGGTGTTGCGGTACTGCTCGAACTAGCGCTCCTCCCGTGTGCCTCTGGTGGGTTGTCGGGTTCTCGGGCAGAGTGGGCCGCGATCCCCCCGGGGTCTGACGGCTCCATGGCCTTGCGGTTAGAGGGTGTGGACGTCTCGAGTATTGGCCCCCACCAGGGGACACAGGCCGGCGGGCGAGGGTGTTGAGGTGTGGTGGTCAGCGTGTCGGACGGGGTAACCGTTCAGGTTTCGGTGCCGGGCGGCGACGCGGGGAGCCAGTCTTTGTGCACGGCCTGGGCCGATACTCCCATCAGCTCTCCCAGCTCTCTGAGAGTGGCACCCTCGGTGCGATACGAAGCCACGGCTCGGCGTAGCTTCTGGTTAGCCTCCGCTAGGGCGGCCTGCGCGCGGCGCCGCTCAGCGGCGGCTTCGGCGACAAGCCCAGCCCCGACCGCAGAAACCCGAGCCTGGTCTGCTACATGAGGCTCGACTACGCCGTCGCCCACCAAACACTGCCCACCCGCAGCCGATGCCGCGTCAGCGAACAGCGACGGCTGAGCCGCGGTCCGGTCATAGGCCAGTACAGGCCCTGTTGCCGCCGAACCCTCAACCCCGGCACTAGACAGCCTCGGCGGGGCAGGCTGTGGCCTCCGAGCCGGGGCGGGTCGCCGCCGGCGTTTCTTCTTTCTTCGT
Encoded here:
- a CDS encoding AlpA family phage regulatory protein, which translates into the protein MRMPEVIDITGLSRTTIWRRERDGSFPQPIRLGGEHTRAVGWREQDIYDWIDNLSPTA